Within the [Enterobacter] lignolyticus SCF1 genome, the region CCCCTGCATCACCAGCCAGACCACACCGAAAGAACTGATAATAACCCCAGAGATATTCTGAGTTGTTATTTTTTCTTTAAAAATAGTCTTATTAATCAATAAGACCAATGCCGGAGTTGTTGATAAATAAATAGCAGCATTAAGCGATGAGGTATATTGCAGACCAATGTACAGGGTCAGTGGAAATAACACCTGCCCAAACAAAGCCAGAAAAGTGATGATGTGAAAAGAACGCTGCATAGCCTGCCATTGCCCACGAATTTGCCGGTGATAGAGCGCCACCAGCAATATGGCAGTGAATATCCAGCGAGCAGAGGATAATAAAACAGGGTCGACAAGACTGACTAACAGATGTCCTACCACATAATTCCCGCCCCAAAAACACGCGGCGAGAGTGAGCAATAAATAAGGCATAACCACCCCATCAATAATACAATTTTGTTCCCCGAAACATTACCGCGAAGAAAATAGAGATGCTAATATAAAGTTTTGCTCAGATGGTATCGTTTTAAACTATGAAATTCACCCTCAGGCAACTTGAATTTTACATCGCCTTAGCAGAAACACTGCAGGTGTCTAAAGCTGCCAGCCGCTGTCACGTTTCACAGTCCTCCATGACAGTCGCGTTGCGTAATCTGGAAGAGGCGCTTAATGCACAGCTCTTTCTGCGCCTGCCAAAAGGGATCCGGCTCACTTTGGCCGGGGAACGCTTTCTGACGCATGCCCGTACGATCATCAGCAGCAGCCACATCGCCCTGGAAGATTTGCATCGCCAACCGGAAACGACCGCCGGAAAAGTGCGGATAGGGATAGCCCAGACGCTCTCGGCATACCTGTTACCGGAGATGCTGAGTGACATTGAAAATCGTTTTCCCTTACTGGAAATCGACTATTTCGAGGCCACAGCACCTGACCTGCTGACCGCTCTGCGCCAGCAGAAGGTTGATTTTTGCCTACTGCTCACGTCGAACATTCAGCGCGACAGCGACCTGGAGGTGGAAACCATTATTCGATCGCTGCGCCAGTTGTGGATCGCCCCGGGACATGCGTTGTTGAGTCAGTCAGTTATCCACCTGCGGGATATCGAGAAGCTACCCTTTTTGATGCTCGAAACCGATCAATATCCCACGGTGATCACCAATGTCTGGCAGCTCGCAGGCTATCAGCCCAGCATCCATTTTCGCAGTAATTCCTTTGAAGCCGTTCGCAGCCTCGTTGCCCAGGGCAACGGAATCACCATCTTATCCGACCTGGTCTACCGCCCCTGGTCGCTAAACGGTCAGCGAGTCATTCGCCGGACGATTGAGGACTGCATCACCTACATGGACGTCGGCGTGGTCACCAACACCGGACAACCGCTGTCAATTCCAGCAGAACGATTAAGGGATTTTCTACGTTCGCTAATTGTGAGACTGGAGGGGAAGAGCTAAGTGCGTTGTCAAAAATCGGTTCAGGGATCCTAAAGAATGAAGTGCACCGGAAACGTCCGATTCTCGCTCTCACCGGCAACCATAACATCCCAATCCCCCCCAACAAAAAGTCCAATTCCGTCCTTGTCCCCTTCCCCCCAGCCGCAGTACCCTCACGCCGCACCTGCAAAATCAGGTGTCGGGATTAGCCTCCTGGATGTTACCCTTACTGGCGACACAATGGCGCGTCCGCGCCTTTTTTGTGTCGTGCGCACGGCTACACCTCAATGGTGGGCCGGGCGGGGGCGTCGCAAGACGCGCCGGTGTCCAGTAAGGCCGGTAAGGCTAACCCCGCCCGGTCCGCCACCCGTGAGATTAGCCTCTCCGTTGGCGGTTCAAAAAACCACTTACTGGAGGCTGCCTCTATGGCTACATTCCTCGATCCCAACGACGATTTACTGACCATCCCCTTCAGCGCCGCCACGGATTTTACCGATCTGGCCGACTGCTGCGACCGCTTTGCCGAAACCCTGATCGAATGCCGCGACCCGGCACAGAAAATGGCGCTGCTGGGCCGTATCGGCGCCTGCCTTGCCCTGCTCCGCCCGACGCTGGGCGAGACCATTCCGCCGCACCTGATCGCGCGCTTTACCGTGACCGAACTGCCCGACGTTGCGCAGCGCTTTGAGCCGGATGCCGACGTACTGTGCGACTACTGCCAGTCGCTGACGCAGCTGCTGTGCGGCCAGGCGCTGCCGCCGGAAGCCGAACGCACGCTGACGGGCCTGCTGTGCGAGCTGGTGTGGCTGTTTGCGGCAGAGTTAAAAGCGCCGCGCTGGGTCACGGTGCACTAAAACAGACGCGCCCCGGCCTTTGGGTCGGGGCTATCGCGACGAGCCGCGTGAAGGTTCGGCCATCCCGGGCGCTAGTTCGGTATTATCTTTTTCAACACGCCAAACCGTGCCATCAGCCATAAAAATGACAGACAGGACGCGTGGATCGCAGTGTTCAATACCCAGCTTCTCTCCCACAAATTAAACGTCACAAACTGACTCACCGCTAAAACGACATACACATGCAGGATAAAGACATACAGCGAGTTCTGTCCCAGCGGAATAAGAAACCAGCCCGCCAGTTTATTAACCGGTGCCCAGAAATAGGTCAGAACGAGATAAACGGAGACGATCAGGCATGCATCATTCAGTATTCTCAGCGGACCCAGCTCATTTTTTCCGGCAAAGTTATGATAAAGCCAGTCGAAATTTTTGGCGGGGATCACATGCAGCAGCAGGAAGCGCGGCATAAACGGGTTCGTATGGTTCTGCGCAATAAACATCATGACAACGGCAATCAGCACCATACCGGACACAACCGCCCTGCCGGATTGGGTTCTGGCCAGAGAGAGCAGCTCTTCTTTGTACCATCCGCAGCACATTCCCAGCACATAGATAAACTGCCAGGCCATGAGCGGAAAAGCAAAATCAAATTCAGCGGAAATAAGATGTTCCCGGGTTACCTGAAAGTAGCCGTAGACGATCAGCGAAATACTCAGCAGAATCACCGCCCGTCCGGAGTATAACAGCCACAGAAAAATCGGGCTCAGCAGCAGCAGATAAAAATACAGCCCCAGGATCTGCGACTGGTGCGGGCCAATCTGTAAAAAGAGAATTTCATTGTACCACGCCTCTTTTACCTGCTCACTGACCGGGTACATCGCGTAAGCAACACCGGAATAGCGATCGGTAAAATGCGTTAATTCGAATGTATCAATAAAGCTGAAATGCCGGAAAATAAGAATGGTGAGAATAATGACAATATTCACGATATATAACGTCGCGGCGCGCCTGACCAGAGAATAGGACACGCTTAACAGCGGCTCAGTATGCAATTGTCGGCGTTTAAGGAACCCCAGGACAAACCCGGAAAGAATAACAAACCCCTCCGCCCCGGTCGTCAGGCCAAAGCGCTCCCAGGTAACGACGTTAAAGGCCGATAAAATCTCCACGTGCGCAACCACCATCATCACCAGGGCGATGCCGCGGAGCATATCAATACGTAAATCACGTTTGCCTTCTGATACATACTGTAAGCCCGACACCGGACGTAAAATGGTATCATGTACACTCATGGGACAACCCTGTATTTATTGCCGGACAGAGGCATGACTATCGGATTACTTCAGAAGAAAATAGTTTCAGCCGTAAAATATGTACGCGAATAAAGCGTTTGTACAGACTTACATTTTTTAGTCAGCATGTTGAAAATCAGGACTATTTTATAATTTACGCGTCGTCCTTGCATATCCTTTACCCTTGTCTAGACTCTATTTTTATAGCATTAGTATAATATGGATATGACATGGCGAATTTTTATTTTTCATGTTTTGAAAAAAGAAGACCACCACCTCCACTAAAGCACAATCCGGTCATCGAGTTTATCTGGCAGGTGTTATCTGTTGTGGTCATTATTATCGGCATAAATTACATTCGCTGGCGCTGGATGGAGTCATTAAATTATGATGCGCTGTGGTATGCCGTTCCCCTGGTCGTTGCCGAAACCCTGGCCTTTATGGGCACGATTTTGTTTACGATTAATCTCTGGCAGGTCCGGGACGTTGAGAAAAAATCAGCGCCGGACTGTATTTCTCAATGTCTTGAGCCCGAGCTGAATAGCGCTCCGCGGCCGATCAAAGTGGATTTATTTATTGCCACCTATTCAGAGGATACCGAGTTAGTCAGATTATCGATTCAGGACGCCAAACGCGTCACCTACCCTTTCCCGATCGAGTATAAAATCCACGTGCTGGATGACGGCAAACGCCCGGAAATGCGCCAGGTGACAGAGCAGGAAGGCGTCAATTATTTAAGCCGGGAAACCAATATAGGTTTTAAGGCCGGTAATTTGCGCAACGGCATGGAGCACACCGACGGCGATTTTATTGTCATTTGCGATGCAGACACGCGCGTGTTCCCCTCGATCTTAACCAATACCCTGGGGTATTTCCGCGACCCGGCCGTCGCCTGGGTGCAGACGCCCCAGTGGTTTTACGATCTCCCCGCCGGGAAACGCCTGCCCACCGTACTGCGAAAAAAATTAGGCCGACCAGGCCAGACATTTGGCTGGTTAGTGGAAAAACTGGTAGGGCCGCTCACTCTCGGTCGCGACCCTTTTTTTAACGATCCTCAGATGTTTTACGACGTCATACTGCGGCGCAGGAACTGGGCTAACGCCGCGTTTTGCTGCGGGGCCGCGTCCATCCATCGCAGGGAAGCCATCATGCAGAGCGCGCTGCGTCATTATGCCCATACGGTGGAATCAGAAATCACGCGTTATACCCGACAGGTCCCGGACGGCGCCCTGCGGGAAGAGTTGCGTCAGGCCATGAAAATGCATGTGGCGTACGACACGGAGCTGACGCCCTATAAATTCCATGTCTCTGAAGATATCTATACCTCTATTCTGCTGCACGGCGATCGTGAGCATCGCTGGCGCTCGGTCATGCATCCTGAGGTTGAATCAAAAATGTTATCGCCGCAGGATCTGTTAACCTGGATGATCCAGCGTTTTAAGTATGCGGCGGGCTCTCTCGACATCCTGTTGCACGACACGATATTCCGCAACCGTAAGGTTAAACTGAGCATTGCGCAGAAACTGATGTACGGCACCACCTTCTGGTCGTACCTTGCCTGCCTGTGGAATACCGTCTTTTTAATCTCGCCATTGGTGTATCTTTTTACCGGTATCCCTCCTGTTTCCGCCTACTCCACGCCGTTTTACCTCCACTTTTTGCCGTTCTTTCTGTTCTCTGAACTGGCGTTTATGTTCGGTACGTGGGGGATATCCGCATGGGATGGAAAATCGTCCTATCTTTCACTGTTCTCCATGAACCTTCGCGCACTGGATACGGTGTTGCGCGGTGAAAAAATCAAATTCCATGTCACGCCCAAAGAGCGCCAGCAGGGTAATTTTCTGACGCTGGTGAAGCCCCAACTGTGTATTATCGCGCTGACGCTGCTGGGCCTGATATGGGGCGGGCTACAGCTCTGGCTGGGCAATGTTACGGACCCCTCCGGCTATATCATTAATCTTTTCTGGGGCGGCGTGAACATTGTCGCCATGCTGCCCATGGTGTTAGCCGCGTTATGGCGTCCAGAGGAGAATGAATCGTCCTCTGCGCAGGAGGCGGCTTAAGATGTCATGGAAACAGAACCTGCTGCGGGCGCGTAGCTATCTTGCTGTGATGATTGGCTTTTTGATTGCTTCCGGTGTGGTTTTATATGTTGAAACACATATGCCGCAAAGCAAGCCCGTGCAGAATGAATTAACGCTGAGCCATGATTTCCCTGACCTGCCTGAGCCCCGGGCGTTAACCCTGAATGAGGCGATCTGGGCCCGCATCGCCTGGCAATATTTTGTGAATAACACCCAGCCTGCGGGGCTGGTCAATAGCATTGATAAGCAGCCCTACTCCACGATGTGGGATACGGGCAATTACCTTATCGCGATGATCAGCGCCGAGCGACTCGGCATCATTTCGCATCATGAGCTCAACGACAGGATGCGTTCCGTACTCTCCGCACTTTCCGCGCTCCCCCTCACTGATGGAAAGCTGCCCGCCGTTTACTATCACGCCCAGCAACTGATTCGACTGCGCAGCCTGGATCACAATGAGAGTCAACCAGACTGGTCCGCTGTCGATATCAGCCGGTTATTGATGTCCCTGAACATCAGCGCATGGCTGTACCCGGAACATGCGCCAGCCATCCAGCAACTCACACGGCGCTGGCGCTTTGACGCTCTTTTTGTCCAGCGGGAACCGAAAAAGAGCCTGAGTTTACGCGA harbors:
- a CDS encoding LysR family transcriptional regulator, with product MKFTLRQLEFYIALAETLQVSKAASRCHVSQSSMTVALRNLEEALNAQLFLRLPKGIRLTLAGERFLTHARTIISSSHIALEDLHRQPETTAGKVRIGIAQTLSAYLLPEMLSDIENRFPLLEIDYFEATAPDLLTALRQQKVDFCLLLTSNIQRDSDLEVETIIRSLRQLWIAPGHALLSQSVIHLRDIEKLPFLMLETDQYPTVITNVWQLAGYQPSIHFRSNSFEAVRSLVAQGNGITILSDLVYRPWSLNGQRVIRRTIEDCITYMDVGVVTNTGQPLSIPAERLRDFLRSLIVRLEGKS
- a CDS encoding glycosyltransferase family 2 protein, which translates into the protein MANFYFSCFEKRRPPPPLKHNPVIEFIWQVLSVVVIIIGINYIRWRWMESLNYDALWYAVPLVVAETLAFMGTILFTINLWQVRDVEKKSAPDCISQCLEPELNSAPRPIKVDLFIATYSEDTELVRLSIQDAKRVTYPFPIEYKIHVLDDGKRPEMRQVTEQEGVNYLSRETNIGFKAGNLRNGMEHTDGDFIVICDADTRVFPSILTNTLGYFRDPAVAWVQTPQWFYDLPAGKRLPTVLRKKLGRPGQTFGWLVEKLVGPLTLGRDPFFNDPQMFYDVILRRRNWANAAFCCGAASIHRREAIMQSALRHYAHTVESEITRYTRQVPDGALREELRQAMKMHVAYDTELTPYKFHVSEDIYTSILLHGDREHRWRSVMHPEVESKMLSPQDLLTWMIQRFKYAAGSLDILLHDTIFRNRKVKLSIAQKLMYGTTFWSYLACLWNTVFLISPLVYLFTGIPPVSAYSTPFYLHFLPFFLFSELAFMFGTWGISAWDGKSSYLSLFSMNLRALDTVLRGEKIKFHVTPKERQQGNFLTLVKPQLCIIALTLLGLIWGGLQLWLGNVTDPSGYIINLFWGGVNIVAMLPMVLAALWRPEENESSSAQEAA
- the opgC gene encoding OpgC domain-containing protein — protein: MSVHDTILRPVSGLQYVSEGKRDLRIDMLRGIALVMMVVAHVEILSAFNVVTWERFGLTTGAEGFVILSGFVLGFLKRRQLHTEPLLSVSYSLVRRAATLYIVNIVIILTILIFRHFSFIDTFELTHFTDRYSGVAYAMYPVSEQVKEAWYNEILFLQIGPHQSQILGLYFYLLLLSPIFLWLLYSGRAVILLSISLIVYGYFQVTREHLISAEFDFAFPLMAWQFIYVLGMCCGWYKEELLSLARTQSGRAVVSGMVLIAVVMMFIAQNHTNPFMPRFLLLHVIPAKNFDWLYHNFAGKNELGPLRILNDACLIVSVYLVLTYFWAPVNKLAGWFLIPLGQNSLYVFILHVYVVLAVSQFVTFNLWERSWVLNTAIHASCLSFLWLMARFGVLKKIIPN